GACTTGGCCCGGTTTTCTAATCGCATGAATCAACGGCACATTTTCTCCCGTCACGAGCAAGGCCGTTCATGTCACCTAAAAGCAGCATAGTTCGCCAGCCAGGTGAAGCGGAGGCGGCCGGCGTCGCCGGAAGTAAAACTGCGGCAGGACCGCACGCCGGGGCTGAAGCGCACGGGCATCATTTGCTTCAACTGCAGGCGGTCCTGGATCATCTGACGGAAGGGCTGGTCATCACCGATCCCGCGGGCAACATGCTGCACTGGAATCCCGTGGCGGTGCAGATGCACGGCTTCGCCACCGCGGCCGACTGGCAGCGCCCGCTGTCCGAATTTGGCGACATTTTTGAGCTCGCCACGCCCGCCGGCAAAATCCTGCCCGTGAATGAATGGCCGCTGGCGCGCATCCTGCGCGGCGAGATTGTTCGCGAATGCGAAATCCACGCGCGCCGCAAGGACATGGACTGGCGGCGCGTGCTCAGCTACGCCGGCGCCCTCGCCCATGATGCGGCGGGCAAGCCGATGGTGGCGGTCGTCACCATCACGGACATCACCGCGCGCAAACGCGCCGAACACAAGTTGCAGGCGAGCGAACGCTGGTTCCGCGCGCTGACGGAGAAGGCCGCCGAGGACATCATCCTGCTGGATGCGAACGGCCGGATCACCTACGAAAGCCCGCATGAAACGCCGCTGCTCGGGTTCGTCTCCGGTGAGATGACCGGCCACAGCTGCTTCGAGCTGGTGCATCCGGACGACCTCCCGTTCGCCCGCCAGACTTTCGCGCGCATTCTGGACCACGCGGGGGCGACGGCCCAGGGCGAGTTGCGGATGGGCCACCGCGACGGCCGCTGGAGCTGGATTCATTTTTCGGCCACGAACCTGTTGCCCGACGAGGCGGTGGGCGCCGTGGTGTTGAATCTCTACGACATCAGCGAGCGCAAGGAGGCCGAACAAAAACTGCGCGCCAGCGAGGAGCGGCTGCAACAGGGCATCAACGTGGCCCGGCTCGGCCTCTTCGAACACGATCATCGGACCGACCTGATTTATTACTCGCCGCTGATGCGGGAGATCAACGGCTGGAAGGACACCGCGCCCGTCACGCTGCAACGCATCCTCGCCGCGGTGCATCCCGACGACCGCGCCACCTTCCTGAGCGCCGTCAAACGCGCCCACGATCCCGCGGGCAACGGCCAGTTCATCACCGAACACCGCATCGTTCAGCCCAACGGCATCATCCGCTGGGTCAGCGCGCGCGCGCAGACCACGTTCGAGGGCGAAGGCGCCGCGCGCCGGCCCGCGCGCACGATTGGCGCGCTGGTGGACATCACCGAACGCAAGCAGGCCGAGGCCCGGTTGCGCTACCAGTTGCGGCTGACGCGCGACATCGCCAACAACACCGCCGCCGCGATTTTCGTCACTGACGGCAAGGGCTGCATCACGTTTTTGAACACCGAGGCGGAGCGCGTCTTCGGTTACTCGCGCACGGAATTGCTGGGCCGCATCCTGCACGATGCGTTGCATCATCATCACCCCGACGGCTGCCCCTTCCCGATGAACGAGTGTCCGCTGGCGAAAATCTTCAGCTCGGGCGAAACGGTCCGGAACCACGAGGACGTGTTCTTTCGCAAGGACGGCTCGCCGATTCATGTTTCCTGCTCGAACAGCCGCCTCGAACTGGACGACGCATGGCCGGGCACGGTGATCGTGCTGCACGACATCACCGCGCGCAAGCAGGCGGAAACCGCGTTGCGCGAAAGCGAGCAAACGCTCCGGCTGGTCATGGACACCGTGCCGCACGGGATTTTTGCCAAGGATGAAACCGGTCATTTCGTGCTCGCCAACCAGGCCATGGCGCGCTTTGCCGGTCTGACCCCCGAACAGATGGTCGGACACACGGATGCCGAACTGTTCGGGGTTCCAGAGCAAATCGCCAACTTCCGCCAGACCGACGCGGAGGTCATTCGCAGCGGCCAGTCCAAGATGATCCAGGAGGAGCTGTTGACCGATGCCCAGGCCCGGACCCGCGTGCTGCAAACCACCAAGGTGCCGTTCACCGTGCCGGCCACGGGCGCCGCCGCCGTGCTCGGCGTGGCGGTGGACATCACCGAGCGCAAACAGGCCGAGGCGCGCTTCCGCGATCTGCTCGAATCCGCGCCCGACGCCATGGTCATTCACGATCAGCGCGGCCAGATCGTCCTCGTCAACGCGCAGGCCGAACGGCTCTTTGGTTATGACCGCAGCGAGATGGTGGGCCAGCCGATCGAGCTGCTGATTCCGCCCCGCTATCATCATTCCCACATCCAGGACCGGCTCGCCTATGCGCAACAACCCCGCACGCGGCAGATGGGCCCGGGCCTGGAACTCTTCGGCCGGCGCAAGGACGGCGGCGAATTCCCGGCCGAAGTCAGCCTCAGCCCGCTGGAAAGCGACGACGGCGTGCTCATCTCCAGCGCCGTGCGCGACATCACCACCCGCAAGGCCACGGAACAGGCGCTGTTGCAGGCGCGCGACAAACTCGAGCACCGCGTGGCCGAGCGCACGGCCGAACTGGCCCGGACCAACGAGCAGTTGAAAACCGAAATCGCCGAGCGCGTTGAGGCCGAGCAGGCGCTGCGCCGCCAGGCTGAACTGCTCGACATGGCGTCGGACGCCATCATCATCCGCGACGAGGACGGCATCATCCGCTACTGGAACCGCGGAGCGGAACGGGTTTACGGCTACACGCCCGCGCAGGCCATCGGCCAGCCCATCCAGCCGCTGCTGCGGTCGGTTTACCCGAACGGCTGGGAAGCCCTGGAGACGGCCCTCGCCAAAACCGGCGTCTGGATCGGTGAAATCGCACAAACCTCGCGCACCGGCCGCCCGCTCATCGTCGAGAGCCACCAGCAACGGGTCCTCCAGCCCGACGGCCGCACGGTCGTGCTCGTGACCAATCACGACATCACCGAGCGCGTGCAGATGAACGACGAAATCGTGGCCGCCGGCGAGCGGGAGCGCGAACGCATCGGCCAGAATCTGCACGATGGCCTGTGCCAGATTCTGACCGCGGCCCGGTTGAAAACGGATTCGCTGATGACGCGGATCAGCGGCGAGGACGCGGCCACGGGGCGCAGCCTGAAGTCCATTGCCACGCTGATTGTGCAGGCCGTCGATGAAGCCCGCGACCTCGCCCGCGGCTTGGAGCCGGTGGAGCACCTGCCCGAGGGCCTGATGTCCGCGCTGCACCAGCTGGCCACCACGACCAGCCGGCTGTTCAACGTGGCCTGCACCTGCGAATTCCCGCAGTCCGTGCTCGTGCTGGACCACAAGGTGGCCACCGCATTGTTCCGCATTGCCCAGGAGGCCACCAACAACGCGATCAAGCACAGCCGCGCTGGAACC
This genomic stretch from Verrucomicrobiia bacterium harbors:
- a CDS encoding PAS domain S-box protein produces the protein MLQLQAVLDHLTEGLVITDPAGNMLHWNPVAVQMHGFATAADWQRPLSEFGDIFELATPAGKILPVNEWPLARILRGEIVRECEIHARRKDMDWRRVLSYAGALAHDAAGKPMVAVVTITDITARKRAEHKLQASERWFRALTEKAAEDIILLDANGRITYESPHETPLLGFVSGEMTGHSCFELVHPDDLPFARQTFARILDHAGATAQGELRMGHRDGRWSWIHFSATNLLPDEAVGAVVLNLYDISERKEAEQKLRASEERLQQGINVARLGLFEHDHRTDLIYYSPLMREINGWKDTAPVTLQRILAAVHPDDRATFLSAVKRAHDPAGNGQFITEHRIVQPNGIIRWVSARAQTTFEGEGAARRPARTIGALVDITERKQAEARLRYQLRLTRDIANNTAAAIFVTDGKGCITFLNTEAERVFGYSRTELLGRILHDALHHHHPDGCPFPMNECPLAKIFSSGETVRNHEDVFFRKDGSPIHVSCSNSRLELDDAWPGTVIVLHDITARKQAETALRESEQTLRLVMDTVPHGIFAKDETGHFVLANQAMARFAGLTPEQMVGHTDAELFGVPEQIANFRQTDAEVIRSGQSKMIQEELLTDAQARTRVLQTTKVPFTVPATGAAAVLGVAVDITERKQAEARFRDLLESAPDAMVIHDQRGQIVLVNAQAERLFGYDRSEMVGQPIELLIPPRYHHSHIQDRLAYAQQPRTRQMGPGLELFGRRKDGGEFPAEVSLSPLESDDGVLISSAVRDITTRKATEQALLQARDKLEHRVAERTAELARTNEQLKTEIAERVEAEQALRRQAELLDMASDAIIIRDEDGIIRYWNRGAERVYGYTPAQAIGQPIQPLLRSVYPNGWEALETALAKTGVWIGEIAQTSRTGRPLIVESHQQRVLQPDGRTVVLVTNHDITERVQMNDEIVAAGERERERIGQNLHDGLCQILTAARLKTDSLMTRISGEDAATGRSLKSIATLIVQAVDEARDLARGLEPVEHLPEGLMSALHQLATTTSRLFNVACTCEFPQSVLVLDHKVATALFRIAQEATNNAIKHSRAGTIQIRLIREGKAGVLTVISDGKPFPKHPRTSGMGLKTMRFRAERIGATLEVKRGPRKGTIVRCVLPTLPENPGESAVTESRPSQLNILNILSNPPAASQRSPEPPKGGTS